The Pseudomonas sp. MM223 genome segment ATGGGTGCCACGCTCGACCAGACGGCCTTGGTCCATGACCAGGATCTGGTCGGCCTTCTCGATGGTCGACAGGCGGTGGGCGATCACCAGCGTAGTGCGGCCTTGCATCACATGGTCCAGGGCAGCCTGGATGTGGCGCTCGGACTCGGTATCCAGGGCCGAGGTGGCTTCGTCAAGAATCAGCAGCGGCGCGTTCTTCAGCAGCGCCCGGGCAATAGCCAGGCGCTGGCGCTGGCCACCAGAAAGCAGCACACCGTTTTCACCCACGTCGGTATCAAAGCCCTTGGGCAAGCGGTCGACGAACTCCTTGGCGTAGGCATCGGCCGCAGCGGCTTCGATGTCTGCGCGGGGGGCGCCCGCCAGATCGCCATAGGCGATGTTGTTGGCCACGGTGTCGTTGAACAGTGTGACATGCTGGGTCACCTGCGAAACGTGGCGACGCAGGTTGCGCAGGCGGTAGTTCTCGATTTCCACGCCATCGAGCAGGATCTGCCCCTGGTCGTGGTGATAGAAACGCGGGATCAACGCCGCCAGGGTCGACTTGCCGCTGCCAGAGCGGCCGACCAGGGCGATCATCTGTCCAGGCTCGGCGACAAAGCTGATGTCGCTCAGCACTTCACGCTCGGTACCCGGGTAGGTGAAGCTCAGGTTGCGCACTTCCAGGCGCCCTTCCACACGCTCCTTCTCGACAGTACCGGTGTCCAGCTCAGGCTCTTCGTCCAGTTGCTCGAAGATGCTTTCTGCACCTGCCAGGCCCTTCTGGATGGTCGGCTCGACTTCCGACAGCTGGCGAATCGGTTTTGGCAGCAGGCCGGCGGCGGTGATGTAGGCCACCAAGTCGCCGGCGGTGGACTCACCACGCAGGAACAGCACCAGGAACATCAGCGCGGCCATGGCGCTGTAGATCACCAGTTGCAGCATCGGCGTATACAGCGAGCCGGTCTTGGTCATGCGCAGCTGCTTGTCGGTGTTGCTCTGGCTGGCCTTGCTGAAACGCTGTTCCTCGTAGGCCTCGCCACCGAAGCTGCGCACCACGCGGTAACCCTGGATGGTTTCCGAGGCAACGTGGGTGACATCGCCCATGGCCACCTGGATCTTCTTGCTCTGCTTGCGGAATTTTTTGCTGGCAACGCTGACCATCACCGCAATCACCGGCAGGATGGCAACCATCACCAAAGTGAGGTGCCAGTTCATCCACAGCAGGTAGGCGAACAGGAACACCACGGTCAGGCCTTCACGGATGACCACCTTGATGGCATCGGTAGCAGCACCGGTGACCATGGTCACGTTGAAGGTGATACGCGAAATCAGGTGCCCGGAGTTGTGGTTGTCGAAGTAGCGGTTGGGCAGTACCAGCAGCTTGTTGAACAACTCCACCCGCAGGTCGTGCACCAGGCACAGGGAAACCTTGGCCAGGAAATAGTTGCCAAGGAACGACCCCAGGCCCTGCCACGCAGCGATCAGGATGATCAGCAAGGGCACCGCCTGCAGCAATTGCAGGTCGCGCAGGTAGGGGACGTTGGGGAACAACACCGCTTCGGGGTTGCTCAGCCCGTCGACAAAGTACTTGAGGATGCCGGCCAGCATCGGCTGGGTCGAGGCAAAGATCACGAAACCGACAATGCTCAGCAGGAAAATGCCGACATAGGGTTTCACATAGCTCAACAGCCGGAAGTAGATCTTCAGGCTGGAGGTGTGCTCCGCTGGTCGCGGTGTTTCGGCCATTATCGAGCTCGCTGTTCAGGTTGAACCGGAAATTTTACCACAGGCGTCATTTTCGGCACGCCCCCATGGCAGCATCATGGCAAGGCCGACAGGCAACCAGCTGATGAACCATTCGGCGCGCGGCGTCCCCGTCAGGCTGGCGGCGTCAAATTGCATGGACAGGGTCGAGTACACCCAGAAGCCAAGTAGGATCTTGCCGAACAGCGTGCCGCGGGCGCGGACGATTTCAGCCAGGGTGTACAGCCATACCATGACCCACAGCAACATGCCGGGCAGGCCCATTTCCACTGCAATGTGGGTGAACATGTTGTGCGTGTGGTCGAAGTGTCTCGCGCCGACGATGACGTCGTAGGCAGCACCCAGACCCAGGCCAGTCCAGGGGTGCGCGGCGACCATGTCGACCACGGAGTGGAAAATTTCCGGCCGATGGGACACGCCGCGCTTGGCGATGATGTCGTACACGGCATAGAAGGCAACGCAGGTAGCAATAAGCGCCAGAATCGAAAACACCCGGCTGTGGCGGTCACGGAACCACAGCGGTGCAATCACCACGGTGATCACCAGGGCCAGAATTGCACCGCGGCTCTGGCTGAGCATGGCGAAGGCCCCCAGGCAAACCAGTGCCACCAGCCACAGCAGTTGCATGCCACGCTGGCGTGGGGGCTCGTAAAGCATCAAGAGCACCGCCGAGCCGATCACATAGGCGCCCAGGATCGGGTGCGATACCTCGCCAATACCTGCCAAACGGGTCAGTATCGGTTTGCCAAGCACGCCATAGTAGTTGATGACCGAAATCAGCGCGGCAACGGCCAGCAGCGCGCTGCCTATCAGCAGTAACTGGCGAATGCGGGCCTGGCCAAGCTGCGCCAACAGCGGGAACGCCATCAGAAACACCAGGATGTAGATAAGGCGCTTGATCTCACGCCCCGCATTCTCGGCAGGCGACCAGGCCAGGCTCAGCCCGCTCCACGCCAACAACAGCAACACACTCAGCCAGAGCGCCGGCTGACGCTTCCAGGCCTGCACCAACACCTCACGGGCGGACCACGCCAGCACCAAGGTCGGTAGCCACAGGAACAACACCAGGCCTTGCTGATAAATCTTGTTGCTCGGTGCCAGGGCAATCCCCGCCAGGAACCAGACCAGACCCAATCCTAACCAAGCCCGTGCCCAGTTTTTTTGATACAACATCCTTTCCCCCGATGAATCAAAGACAACATCCATGGTGTAACAGCATTATTTTCGGCATTATTGCCGGTCATTTTGTTCGCCAGACGACAAGGCTCTATTCATGCAATGCTCCCGGCTCACCCAGGTCGACTTCGATCAGCTGACACAAGGCGCACAGGTGCTTGAGGCAGATAGCCATGGCGCCAAAGTCTACCTGCTCAAGGATGGGAATTTCCTCAAGGTTTTTCGTAGGAAGCGGCTTATTTCATCTGCGCTACTGCGCCCGTACTCGCAACGCTTCGTCGACAACGCCGCGCGCCTGGCGCAACTGGGTATCCCGACCCTCGAAGTGATCAGCCAGCACAAGCTCGACCTGCCAGGCCGCACCGCCGTGCTGTATCGCCCGCTACCAGGGCGCACCCTGCTGCAGATGTCGCGCGATGACGGGTTCAGCTGGGACACCTACCTGCCGCAACTGATCCAGCTGGTTCGCCAGTTGCACCACAGCGGTGTGTACTTCCGCTCGCTGCACCTTGGCAATGTGGTGGTTACCCCTGAACAACAGCTCGGCCTGATCGATGTGGCCGACATGCGTTTCCTGCGTCCGCCACTGTCGGCACGCATGATTCGGCGCAATGTGCAGCACATGGTGCGCTATATCGAGCGGGAGAACCTCGGCGACCGGTTCCCCCTCGCTGCGTTCGAGGCCGCCCTGCTGGCCCGCTGAAATCAGTTGCGCAGCAGGTTCTGCGAGCCATTGCAGAAGGCCTGCCAGGCTTGCTCCGGCGCCAGCGCCTGACGCTGCTGCGCGGCCACCGCCGGGGCACTGAGGGCTGTGCAACGCTTGATCGCCTCGGCCCAGGCCCCCTCATCGGCGACCGGCAGGTAGCCGCCGGTATCCTGCAACTGCTCGCGAAACACCTGCAGGTCGCTGCACACCACCGGTACGTCAGCCATGACGGCCTCCTGCACCACCAGCCCCAGCCCTTCGGCACGTGAAGGTACCAGCAGCCAATCGAACGCCCGGTACAACTGTGGCAGGTCTTCACGGTGACCGCGCAGGTGAACACGCCCGACCAGGCCCAACGCATCGATACGCTGCTGCAGCACCGCGTGCAGAGGCCCTTCACCAATGATTGCCAACTGCAGGTCCGGCTGCTGAGCACTGGCCTTGGCAAACGCCTCGATCAACATCTCGAAACCTTTGCTTTCCACCAACCGCCCTACCGCGCCCAGCATGACAGCAGTTACCGGAGGTAACTGCAGCGCCTGCCTGGCCTCGTCACGGCTCAGCAACGGTTCGACAAACGCCAGGGGGTCGAGTGCCATGCGCAGGGTTTGTACCGGCCTGCCCAAGTCATGCTCCAGTGATTCAGCCAAGGTGTGCGAGACCGCAGCAATGCTCAGGCGCTCGGCCGGGAGCATACGCAACAGGCGCACATCACTGCTGTTCAAGCGCGTCTTGCCATGGAACAGCACCTTGGCTCGCACCTGCGGAAAATCCTGCAGCAGTGGCAAGACCAAACGCGCGACACCAATACCGTCGAGCAGCACGATTTCGGCCTTGGCCTCGGCCAGCGCCTTGCGCAAACGCATGCGCAACCACGGCCGCAGCAGGCGCCACAGATGCCGGCCTTTCAGCGCGCGTGGCGGCATGTGCCACTCCCGGGTCGAGCCAAGCCCACAGCACAGCCCGCTGCCCAGCAGCAACCAGTTACTGATTCGGGCGTCGGTGCCTGCGTGCGACAGCACTTGCCGGTGCACCTTGTGGATGGACATGTACGGCGTTCCACCCGCCCACATCATATTGACGATGTTCATGGGCCCTCTCCCGTTCATGTCAGATGGGACAGCGACTTCATTGAACAAAAAGGGTGATTCCCATGCCGATCAAGGCACCCGCCACCAGCGTCAATGCCAGCTTGATCCGGTCACGTTGACGACGCTTGGCCTTGCGCTCCACTTCTATGGGCAAGGTCACGTGATTACCGAACCCTGTGTGCAATACTGCATCACCCTCCAAGGTGACCGCTGTCAGATTCAACTCAGCGTAACGCCGGGAAAGCGCCTTCTCTCCAGCATAGGCGGCAAATGGCGCACAGCGCTGGTAATCGCTCAATCGACGCAGGCCGGGGTTGAGCGAAAACGCCTGCCATTCGGCCTTGTCGGACAGCAGCGGGTAGCACGGCACACCGGCGATGATCTGGCGATCGCCCAAGTGGATGTACGGGCTGTGGATGGCCAGGTCATGTGCATGGCTACGCAACCACACCTGCAAAAGGTTGGGGCTGACCTCCAGGATGGCCCGCGAATCTTCGACAAAGCCCTGGCGGTAGAAATGCCAGTCGTCCTCGCAGTGGAAGATGTACGGCGTCTTGACGTGGCTGTACGCCAGGTCGATTGACGGCAACTGGCCGAGCTTGGGCCGGTTGACGAATACCTTGCAGTACGGTTTCCAGTGCTCCGGCACAGCGCCATGCACGGCATCGTCACCGGAATCTTCGGTGATGAACACTTCGCGAATAGGCGCGGTGTTGTAGCGATCGAAACTCTCAAGGGTGTCTTTGAGCAGATCGAACCGCCCACAACTGGTCACGACAAGCGTGACATCACTTTCTTCTGAAAAGCGCACCGGACTCCCTCCGCATTGCGACTATCGGCTTTCAACACCCGCTCCTGGGCGCGAAAGCTCTTATTTAGATGCCCAGCTTCAGGCGCAGCCGCTGCCAAGCAGACAGTGGTGGGTGGGGCCTGAGCGCCGGGCGCATGTGGTCGACGATGCTACGGCCTACCGCGGCGAAACTGAAACGGGAAACCGCCAGATGGCGGCCATTTTCTGCAATCCTCCGGGCCAGTTCAGGGTCTGCACGCAAATGACGGAGCTTTTCCTGAAGGGTCGGGATGTTGTCATAGAACACCACGTTGTGCATGTCTTGCAGGCCCAGTGCGCGGTTTTCTTCCTCGCCCTGGTTGTACGCCAGCAACACACAGCCACAGGCCATGGCTTCGAAGTTCTTGATCATGTATTCGCCCATGCCGACATCGGCACTGACGAAGAAACGAATACGGTTGAGCGTGTTGCAATAGTCTTCACCCGACTTGGTGCGGGTTACCAGCAGATTCTCGACCTGCCCCAACTCATCCAGCAGCGCCTTGCGACCGCTGTAGGCCACGCTGTTGACACTGCCGACGAAGGCCAGTTCGATGTCGCGCTCACGCCCTTGGTCGGCCAGCAACTGCTCGTCATAGCCCTTGGGCACGAACACCGCGTCAAAACCCTCCTGGCGCAGGCGCTCGCTGACCATGTAACCAGAGCTGATCACCCGTGCCCATGGCAATTGGCGGTAATGAGCGCTGAATTTGCCGGTGTACTTGCACGGGATGTAGTTCTGGTAGGCGTCATGCTCGAGGATGACCAGGTTCGGTACGGTGCGAATAAAGGCAACCTGGCGGATTTCCTGCTTGAAACGCAGGAAGAACACGATGCGGTCATAACGCTCGACCTGCACTTCACGCTTGAAGTAGCGACGCAGGTTGCGCTGGTCTTCGCTGGTCAGCCAACGCAGGTCGCACTCGCAGTTGGCCGCGACGCCATCGTACAGGCGGTCGAGAATCGCCCGCTGTTCCTTCTGCACCAGAAATAGGACTTTCATTGCTTTCCTTGGGCGCTCTGCGCCATCGCGGTCAACCATGGGGCGTGCTTACAGCTCGCGCCGCCAAAAGAGTTCGTGTCGGCGCACGGCCTTGCGGAAGAACTCGTTCTCGCCATAAGGCGACGGCCGCCGCCCGGCCAGCCAGCGTTGCAACAAGCGGCGCAGGCGGCGCTTGAACGGCGCGGGTGGCTGCAAGTCGTGCATCATGCCCAGGGCCATGGCCTTGTCGTGCTGGGTAGCCAGGTCCAGGACCAGGCTGCACGGTGCCCAGGCCTGCGCAGCACTCAGTTGCGGAGGCAAGGCCACGCCATCGCCGCTGTCGCCCATCGGCCAGCGGTCGTTGTCATGCAGGTGGTTGGCGTAGCACAGCAGGGTTTGTGGCTGCCAGGCCAGGCCTTGCAAGGCCTCCAGCACCGCCGCCTGGGCGCAGATGTGATCGGGGTGCGGGTCGAGCTGCGGGTGTGGCATTACCAGCACCTCTGGCCGGGCCATTTCCAGCAAGGCACGCAGGTCGGCCAGCAGGTTGTGCCAGGTTGGCGCACCATCGCTGTCGGCTGGCAGCAGGAACGGGTTCAACTGGCGGAATAGGCG includes the following:
- the msbA gene encoding Lipid A export ATP-binding/permease protein MsbA (*Name msbA) — protein: MAETPRPAEHTSSLKIYFRLLSYVKPYVGIFLLSIVGFVIFASTQPMLAGILKYFVDGLSNPEAVLFPNVPYLRDLQLLQAVPLLIILIAAWQGLGSFLGNYFLAKVSLCLVHDLRVELFNKLLVLPNRYFDNHNSGHLISRITFNVTMVTGAATDAIKVVIREGLTVVFLFAYLLWMNWHLTLVMVAILPVIAVMVSVASKKFRKQSKKIQVAMGDVTHVASETIQGYRVVRSFGGEAYEEQRFSKASQSNTDKQLRMTKTGSLYTPMLQLVIYSAMAALMFLVLFLRGESTAGDLVAYITAAGLLPKPIRQLSEVEPTIQKGLAGAESIFEQLDEEPELDTGTVEKERVEGRLEVRNLSFTYPGTEREVLSDISFVAEPGQMIALVGRSGSGKSTLAALIPRFYHHDQGQILLDGVEIENYRLRNLRRHVSQVTQHVTLFNDTVANNIAYGDLAGAPRADIEAAAADAYAKEFVDRLPKGFDTDVGENGVLLSGGQRQRLAIARALLKNAPLLILDEATSALDTESERHIQAALDHVMQGRTTLVIAHRLSTIEKADQILVMDQGRLVERGTHAELLAANGHYARLHAMGLDEPVKADIT
- the mshA_2 gene encoding D-inositol-3-phosphate glycosyltransferase (*Name mshA_2) → MNIVNMMWAGGTPYMSIHKVHRQVLSHAGTDARISNWLLLGSGLCCGLGSTREWHMPPRALKGRHLWRLLRPWLRMRLRKALAEAKAEIVLLDGIGVARLVLPLLQDFPQVRAKVLFHGKTRLNSSDVRLLRMLPAERLSIAAVSHTLAESLEHDLGRPVQTLRMALDPLAFVEPLLSRDEARQALQLPPVTAVMLGAVGRLVESKGFEMLIEAFAKASAQQPDLQLAIIGEGPLHAVLQQRIDALGLVGRVHLRGHREDLPQLYRAFDWLLVPSRAEGLGLVVQEAVMADVPVVCSDLQVFREQLQDTGGYLPVADEGAWAEAIKRCTALSAPAVAAQQRQALAPEQAWQAFCNGSQNLLRN